From Paraflavitalea devenefica, the proteins below share one genomic window:
- a CDS encoding SusC/RagA family TonB-linked outer membrane protein: protein MNRIIAFWAITILLPVSLAAQTRIVQGTVLDKSNNLPLAGVSIQASGTAVSAVSDVQGAFSIAVSGNTVLTFSYIGYTTRQLPVDSLQNNGQVFLTPADQSLDAVVVTALGVSKQKKSLGYATQELKTKDISEAKEANIINALAGKVAGVRITNTQGDMGSSRIVIRGETSIASNNQPLFIVDGVPVDNSQLGAGGSRDYRNAIADLNAEDIETISVLKGPNAAALYGSRAAHGVILIKTKTGKSRNGIGVTVNSNTTFSSLLVLPDYQNVFGQGAEGKFSYVDGKGGGINDGVDESWGPKMDGRLIPQFYSKRVPVPFVPHPDNVRDYFKTGVLLSNSIALDGAGDKYNYRISFNNEKQWGIVPNSEAGKNNLSFNGSFEVTPKLKVGVGANYIVTDAPNLPGAGGRRATSTMLQFTWFGRQVDINQLRDYKDAAGNTFNWNNSYYSNPFWVAYENTVSQRRNRFIGNINLTYDIIDGLSFNFRTGSDYYNDKRKLKIGYGTNGTPFGSYQETNYIVSENNTEAILRYNKNINEDFSLDVLAGGNLRTRIYEENDQQAPRLAVANVYTLANSRDPLISSNYYSKLRTWSGFASAQVGYKNFAFLNLTARNDLSSTLPQQNLSYFYPSVNASVVLTDALDIKSNILSFLKIRGGWSKVGADAEPYQLINTYNFNAPFNGNPQLTTSGIDLNPDLKSESTNSTEVGVEAALLNNRVRLDVSLYNTNSLDQILKVDVSPTTGYTQKLLNAGKLNNKGIEVQLGLTPVKLKDFRWDIDLNYAANKSKLLILDNEGRLQNYVLGSYRNIQAIASVGKAYGTLFGNAYKRDESGNIVVNGSGIPVADPSKKVLGKFTPDWIGGINNSFSYKNFNLSFLIDASIGGSLFAGTNSTGSYTGVLAMTLPGRDAEHGGLYYYYPGNNKANGTVALPKGGAPPTGETVYDDGIIFDGVTAGGTANTTIIPASQYYKAARNIEEEFVYSASYVKFRELKLGYTLPLKLIKKIGLTGATISLVGRNLWIIHKDVPNIDPETAFTSGNAQGLEDLTLPTTRSYGFNINVKF, encoded by the coding sequence ATGAACAGGATCATTGCCTTCTGGGCTATTACTATTCTATTGCCTGTATCCCTTGCCGCACAAACGCGTATCGTGCAGGGAACAGTGTTGGATAAATCCAATAACCTCCCGCTGGCCGGTGTTAGTATACAGGCCAGTGGTACTGCTGTAAGTGCTGTTTCCGATGTGCAGGGAGCTTTTTCTATAGCTGTATCCGGCAACACAGTGCTTACCTTTTCTTACATAGGATACACTACCCGGCAGCTACCGGTTGACAGCCTGCAGAACAACGGGCAGGTATTTCTTACACCTGCCGATCAGTCACTCGATGCGGTGGTGGTCACCGCCCTTGGCGTTTCCAAACAAAAGAAATCCCTGGGTTATGCTACCCAGGAGTTAAAGACAAAAGATATATCAGAAGCCAAGGAGGCCAACATTATTAATGCACTGGCAGGTAAAGTGGCCGGCGTGCGCATTACCAACACCCAGGGCGATATGGGTTCTTCACGCATCGTAATCAGGGGTGAAACTTCTATTGCCAGTAACAACCAGCCCTTATTTATTGTAGATGGTGTGCCCGTAGATAACTCCCAATTGGGCGCAGGAGGTTCCAGGGATTACCGAAATGCCATTGCCGACCTCAATGCAGAAGATATAGAAACCATTAGTGTATTAAAAGGGCCGAATGCTGCCGCTTTGTATGGCTCCCGTGCAGCACATGGCGTTATCCTCATTAAAACCAAAACAGGTAAAAGCCGTAATGGTATAGGCGTTACCGTCAACTCTAATACTACCTTTTCCAGCCTGCTTGTACTGCCCGATTACCAGAACGTGTTTGGCCAGGGCGCAGAAGGAAAATTCAGCTATGTAGATGGCAAAGGCGGTGGCATCAATGATGGGGTAGATGAAAGCTGGGGCCCTAAAATGGATGGCCGCCTCATTCCACAGTTTTACTCTAAAAGAGTGCCCGTTCCGTTTGTGCCGCATCCTGATAATGTAAGGGACTATTTCAAAACAGGCGTACTGCTCAGCAATAGCATTGCCCTCGATGGCGCCGGCGATAAATACAACTACCGCATATCTTTTAACAATGAAAAGCAATGGGGCATAGTGCCTAATAGTGAAGCGGGTAAGAACAACCTTTCCTTCAATGGTTCCTTCGAGGTTACACCCAAACTAAAAGTGGGCGTAGGCGCCAACTACATTGTGACCGATGCTCCCAACTTACCGGGCGCCGGTGGCCGCCGCGCTACCAGCACCATGTTGCAGTTTACCTGGTTTGGCCGCCAGGTGGATATTAACCAGTTACGCGATTATAAAGATGCAGCGGGTAATACCTTCAACTGGAACAACAGCTACTACAGCAACCCTTTCTGGGTAGCGTATGAAAATACAGTGAGCCAGCGCCGCAATAGATTCATTGGTAATATCAACCTGACTTATGATATCATTGATGGGCTTTCCTTTAATTTCAGAACAGGCAGTGACTACTATAACGACAAACGCAAACTGAAAATAGGCTATGGTACCAATGGTACTCCGTTTGGCTCTTACCAGGAAACCAACTACATCGTTAGCGAGAACAATACAGAAGCTATCCTGCGTTACAACAAAAACATCAATGAGGATTTCAGCCTCGATGTATTGGCTGGTGGCAACCTGCGTACCAGGATCTATGAAGAAAATGACCAGCAGGCGCCCAGGCTGGCAGTGGCCAACGTATACACACTGGCCAACTCCCGTGATCCGCTCATTTCTTCCAACTACTATTCCAAATTGAGGACCTGGAGCGGCTTTGCTTCTGCACAGGTAGGCTATAAGAACTTTGCTTTCCTTAACCTTACTGCCCGCAATGACTTGTCTTCTACGTTGCCACAACAAAACCTTTCTTACTTCTATCCTTCGGTAAATGCCAGTGTGGTGCTTACCGATGCACTGGATATCAAAAGCAATATCCTCAGCTTCCTTAAAATACGGGGTGGATGGTCGAAAGTGGGTGCGGATGCGGAACCTTACCAGTTGATCAATACCTATAACTTCAATGCTCCCTTTAATGGCAATCCACAGCTCACTACTTCCGGTATTGACCTCAATCCCGATCTTAAATCTGAAAGCACCAATTCTACAGAGGTGGGGGTGGAAGCTGCCCTGCTCAACAACCGCGTACGGCTGGATGTGAGCCTCTACAATACCAATAGCCTTGACCAGATATTGAAAGTAGATGTAAGTCCCACTACAGGCTATACCCAAAAACTGCTCAATGCCGGTAAGCTCAATAACAAGGGTATTGAAGTACAACTGGGGCTCACACCGGTTAAGTTGAAAGACTTCCGCTGGGACATTGATCTGAACTATGCTGCCAACAAAAGCAAATTGCTGATACTGGATAACGAAGGCCGTTTACAGAACTATGTGCTGGGTTCATACAGGAACATACAGGCGATCGCTTCTGTGGGCAAGGCTTACGGTACCTTGTTCGGCAATGCTTACAAGCGCGATGAATCCGGCAATATCGTGGTAAACGGCAGCGGTATTCCTGTAGCCGATCCTTCCAAAAAAGTACTGGGTAAATTTACGCCCGACTGGATAGGCGGTATCAACAACAGTTTCTCTTACAAAAACTTCAACCTTTCTTTCCTCATAGATGCCAGCATCGGCGGCTCTTTATTTGCAGGTACCAACTCTACCGGTAGTTACACCGGTGTACTGGCCATGACATTGCCGGGCCGCGATGCAGAACATGGAGGTTTATATTATTATTATCCGGGTAACAACAAGGCCAATGGAACAGTAGCCCTGCCCAAAGGTGGTGCGCCACCCACCGGTGAAACAGTGTATGATGATGGTATCATCTTCGATGGTGTTACGGCTGGTGGTACTGCCAATACTACCATCATTCCTGCTTCACAGTATTACAAAGCAGCGCGTAACATTGAAGAAGAGTTTGTGTATAGCGCTTCTTATGTAAAGTTCAGGGAGTTGAAACTGGGTTATACATTGCCACTGAAGCTCATCAAAAAGATCGGTCTTACAGGGGCTACCATAAGCCTCGTAGGGCGCAATCTCTGGATCATTCACAAGGATGTACCCAACATCGATCCCGAAACAGCT